AGGGCAGTAATTGAAGGCGATGAACTCTTAGATCCAACAAAACTAGAAGATGTTAAGAAATATTTAAGTGGAAGAGTCATATATCAGAGAACCCCACTCAGAGTAATGAAACGAAGGGCTGACCTGGTAAGGCAGAGAAAGATAGAATGCCTCAAGTTGCTGGATGTCTCCGGAAACTGTGCGGTGATGGAAATCACTGCCGAATCTGGAACTTACATAAAGGAACTTGTAAACGGTGATAAGGGAAGAACGGATCCAAGCATATCATCTGTTTATGGCGCAGACCTTAAGGTTTCTGAACTCGACGTGATCCAGATACACAGGAGCGAAAAATAAATGACCAAAATGTCACATGGCCCAAGAGCAGGGTCCAGAAAGAAATTAACCAAGTCGGTGAAGCAGAAAGGCATGCCAACGGTAAACTCTATGCTTAAGGAATTCAACATTGGCGACCTTGCGGCTATCAAAATCAATCCATCAGTTCATTCAGGTATTCCTTTCCATAACTTCCATGGCTATACCGGCAGAATATCCGGTAAACAGGGAAGATGTTACATACTTACCATAAAAAGTGGAAGCGTGACAAAGAATATTATCGCTGCTCCGGTTCACCTTATCAAGATAGAGGGACAATGATTAAGAAAAGTTATCTCTCAATGGGAGAGGTTTTCAAGATACTTTCCGAAAAACCAGTTCATACAGAGATAGAGAGTGAAAACCTCGCTTACCTTGAAAAATTAATCAAGGTAGATCAAAAGAAGATAAAGAAGATTGAAAAGGATGTCAAGGAAATCATTAATCTACCTGACTATGTTGTAAAGAAACTTATTGACCTTGTCCCAAAGAGCAGAGAAGAAATCACCAGCATACTTTCCTCCTACAGTATTGTTGTTTCTGAAAAAGATTTAAATACGCTCTTAGGCTATTTTGAACTGCTATAACACTTAATCCGGGAGTGTGTTTGTTTTGGAAGAATATGTATATGTGTTAGATTATTTGCCACAGGGACGCCCTGAAGACAGAGGTTTCAGAAGCTTTCCCATTGTTCTCGCAATAGGAGAGGAAGAATTCAAGCTTCTGGAGATTGTTCCAAAGCCAAACGCAGTTATTTCAGTTGGAGAAAAAGTATACATAGGCAAGAATCCTGAGATGCGTACGAAGATAGTATCAGTGAAGAGGAGAATATCATACAAAGAGCTTACAAGTGCTGCTGTTAATGAGCTCCCATTTGTACTTGAATCCATTGTCAATCAGAAAGAAGAGAGATTTGTAAAATTCTTCAATGAGGCAGAGTCGATAAACACCAGAATGCACTCACTGGAACTCCTCCCCGGCCTCGGAAACAAAACGATGTGGACAATAATCGAAGAACGCAAGAAGAAGAAGTTCGATTCTTTTGAGGATCTGACAACCAGAGTGAAGACCATACACAACCCACAGAAGATGATTGCTGGAAGGATAGTGGATGAGCTTCAGGACAGATTCGAGAAGCACCGCATCTTTGTAGCAAGATGACCACACGAACCAGAATTCCAGCCAGAAAATATGGACAGGTTTTTCTCCGGGACCACAGCATTGCGGAATTCGAGGTGGATCAGCTTTTACCAAAACCTGGAGAGACCGTTCTGGAGATAGGTTCAGGGTCAGGGATACTGACATCGTTGCTTGTGGAGAAGTTCTCTCATGTTACCGGCTTAGAGCCAGACCATGTATTTTATGATGCCCTGCTTTCCGGATTTGAAAGCCAGGGATTAAAGAACAAACTGAGCATGCAAAAGAAAAGTTTCTTGGATCTTGAAGCAGGATATTACGACAAGATCATTGGCAACATACCGTACCAGATCTCGTCCCAGATAGTTTTCCACCTGAGAAAATTCGATTTCAGGCGGTGCATATTGATGGTACAGAAAGAATTCGCTGACAGGCTTATTGCGACTCCTGGAACTAGAGATTATTCCAGAATAAGCGTAAATGCTTCTCTCTTTTACAATATAAGAGAATTGAGATTTGTGCCCAGAAACTTATTTAGCCCAGTACCCAGGGTGGACTCTGAAATTATCCTAATAGAGAAAAAGACTGATCCAATGAACATGGATCATGAAGCTTTCGATAGGCTTCTTGTAAAACTGTTCTCAAATCGGAGAAAGATGATAAGAAGTATCTTAGAAAATTTTCCAGATCACCTTGCAAAGAGAAGACCAGACACCCTCAACGTAAAAGAAATAATGGAAATTTTTAATCTAGTAAAGAAATGATATCTACTGAGATTTCGAATCCTGGCCCGAGTCAGGTTTAATCTTGTTGGCAAGACCCATGAGCCCCATCACGCTGAGAGGATTGTTTTCCATTGCCCCCGCCACTGGTGTGTTGAATGGAACCATCATGAGCGTTCCCTTCCCCTCGAGGCCAATTTCGTAAAGTATATTGAGCCACCTTAGCTGGAACGCTGTTGGGTTAGAACTATACTGTGCTGCAGCTTCCACCATTTTCTGGGCAGCCTCCACTTCAGCTATAGCAAGGGTAACTCTTGATCTCCTTTCCCTTTCTGCTGAAGCCTGTCTGGACATGGCTTCTTGAAGGGCCTGAGGCACCACAACATCCCTGATCTCCACCGAGGATACTTTTATCCCCCAGTGTTCGGTCTTTTCATCAATAATCTCTCTGGCAGATTCTCCGAGTTTTTCTCTTTCTGAAAGTACCTCGTCGAAGCTGGATTTCCCAAGAACCTCCCTCAGTGTTGTCTGTGCAGAGAGATTGGTTGCATTGGAATAGTTTTCAACATTGAGTATCGCCTTTTCTGGGTCAACTATCTGAAAGTACATTACAGCATCAACATTCAGAGGCACGTTATCCTTTGAATAAGTTGATTCTGTCTTGAAAGCTACTGCCTGTATCCTTGTAGACAGCACCGCTGTAATCCTGCTGACCAGAGGCAAAACATAAACGATTCCTGGTCCCTTCATTCCGCTGTATCTTCCTAATGTCAAAACGGGAGCTCTCTGCCATTCCTTCAGTATGTGAAGGCCAGAGAGCAAGAAAAGGATAACAATAACAAGTATGAAAATCAGGAAAATTTCTACTCCACCTAGTGCCATAGAGTAGATAAAAAAAGAATGTATTTAACTCTTTGCTAATATAAATATAACAGCGTGCCTGAACATAAGTCACTTAACTTAATAGAAAAAAAAGGGTTTATTCACAACTAGAACGAGGATACGAAATAATTTAACCTGCATTTCATTTCCTTATGGATCAAAAAATGCAGTTTAAGGCCAAGATTGTTTCGTGGAAAGAGATTGAGGACTGGTGCGACAGAGTTGAAGATAAAATCATTTCGGGATTCAGGCCAGACACAATTGTCGGGATTTCCAGAGGCGGGTTAGCTCCTGGAAGAATTCTTGCTGACAGAATGTGGATCAAGGACCTTCAGAGCGTGAAGACCGAACACTGGGGTCTGACTGCAACGGTTGACGGCAAAGCCGCTATTAAAAACCGACCCATGCTCTTCATCGAAGGAAAAAAAGTGCTTCTGGTGGACGACATTACTGACACTGGAGAGAGCATGTCACTCGCAAAGGAATATCTGGAAACGTTTTCACCTGCTGAAGTAAAAACTGCTGCAATGTTGCATATAAACCGATCCAAGTTTACTCCAGACTACTATGCGGAGGAAGTCAGCAGCGAGAAGTGGACTTGGTTTATTTTCCCTTGGAACGTTTTTGAAGATATAGACAACTTGTCTGGCAGATCAATAGTCGTTCCCATGAACACAGAAGAAGTCAAGGCAGCCCTGAAGAAGGACTACGATTTGGACGTTGAGTTTGCTGTTCTTGAGCATGTACTTTCGGTTATGGAAAGAATGGGGCGCATAGCAAAATCAAAGGGAAAATGGAAAAAGAACTGATTTCAAGCGTAAATGCAAGATAACTTAAGGGAATTCGTAGAAGCTTCACTCCGTAATTATGGTCCCTGATTTCCCGGAAAGCGCCATTCTGGCGTTTTCCAGTGTAGTTATAATAACTTCTTTTCCCCCGGTTTTAATAAATCTTAACGCAGCGCTAACCTTTGGACCCATACTTCCCGCTGCAAAGACTCCACTTTCGTAATACCGTTGCATTTCCTCGGCATTTATTCGCCCGATTGCCTGCTGATCAGGTTTCCCGAAGGAAAGGTATGCATTTTCAACATCGGTGAGAATAACGAGTCTTCTTGCAGAAATGGAGGCTGCGAGTACTGACGATCCCAGATCCTTATCTATAACTGCGTCAACTCCGGCATAGTAGCCATTTGCCCTTGCTATTGGTATGCCCCCGCCACCAGTGCATACCGGTAAGAATCCATCTGACAACAGAGAAAGTATTTGCCTCTTTTCCATTACCTCAATGGGGTCCGGCGAGGGAACAAGACGTCTCCAGCCACGACCGGAGTCTTCTCTCATCACCCACTTTTTTTCTTCTATAGCCTTTTTAGCTTCTTCTTCGGTATAGAATGGCCCTATTGGTTTAGAGGGGTTAGAGAATGATGGATCATTCTTATCTACTAGTGTACGGGTCATTAGAACAGCGATGTCCCTGGATAGACCGAATTCGTATTTAGCTTTCTCATAGGCAAACGACAGGGCAAGGCCGATGAGTCCCTGTGACATTGCACCACATGAATAGAGCGGCATTGACTGAGTCACATTTCTGGAAAATTCGTTTTGAAGTAGGATATTTCCGACCTGCGGTCCATTTCCATGAGTTATTACTGCTTCATATCTGGAAAGTGTGTCCCCAAGGCTAGAGAAAGCTTCGTATGCCCTCTTTACCTGCGTATCAAAGTCGCCATTGTCCCCCTTTCTAAGCAGGGCGTTTCCACCGAATGCAATCACGATTCTTTCCATAGTAGTCACGGAAAGAACTACATTGACAGCTAGTATTTAATCTCAGAGGCTAAAATGCATCTCCGCAGCTGCCACAAATCCTTTACAGCTACTCAGCAGAAACTACCAAAATTAAGGTAACAAAAGTTTAGGCAGAAAATTCAGGATTTACAGCTCCTGATCTACAAACGTCAAAGGAATCATGAAAAGCATATTTACAATGCGGACATTAGGGGTCATGAAGCTTGTAATTGCACATACTCCCGACCCAGACGACTCATTCATGTTCTATGGAATGTTTGAGCATAAGATTAAGACCCACTATGAGTACGATCAGGTGGTTAAGGATATTGAGACGCTTAATAAAGAGGCTGTAAAGGAACTTTACGATGTCACCGCTATCTCTGCAAACGGCTATGCGGCAGTTTCCGATAAATATTATCTCACGACTTCGGGCGCGAGTTTCGGGTTGAACTATGGGCCGATAGTGGTGGCGAAGAAAACGGTAGATCTCAGAAAAGCAAAAGTAGCGACACCGGGTTTTCTGACCTCATCATACCTTCTGTACAGGATGTTTGCACCTGAGCCAGCAGGTGGGTTTGTAGAAACTCGGTTTGACAGAATACCTGAAGCAGTTTTGTCTGGAAAAGTGGATGCAGGTATACTCATCCATGACGAACAGCTAACGTATCAGAAACGTGGGCTGATAAAGGTCTTTGATGTATACGAAGAATGGAAAAAATTCGCGGGTTCGCTTCCCGTTCCTCTAGGATTTAATGCAATCAAGAAATCACTTGGCAGGGACGTTGCCATGAACTACAAGGAAGACTTTGAGAACTCAATAAAGTTCTCAATGAAAAATGAAGATGCGGCAGTTAACTATTCTCTGAAATATGCAAGGTACCAGGATATGGAACTTGAACGAAAATTCATAAGAATGTATGTTAACGATCTCTCTATAGATTTTGGAAAAGCCGGAAGAGAAGCACTGTCAAAGTATTATGCTAGGGCAACTGAAATGAAACTACTTCCTCATGTAAATCTTGAGATTATATGACCATCAGTCAGGAATGTTGAGATCTTCTGGGAAATTATAAACCTCCAGCAGCGTAACCTTCAATTTTTCAAATCTTTCCCTAGATTCATTTATAATTTCAAGGAAGTTCCTTAGATAGCTCCTGTGGAACAGAGAGTTAGCTATAGTCGTGTTCCCATCTGAAAGCTGGGTTCTGCTGAACGAACTGACCATATCACTGTTTGTTTTGTCGGCGTAGAAATTTACCAGATCATCACGTGTCGTTACTTCGTAAATCCCATCCTTTTCTGAAATTACAGTTACCTTGTTACTGTCTTTTACCTTTGGGTTATCGCATTTGTATACTGCATGTACTAGACCGTCAGAAGACGCAAATTTCAGTTCCCTGATCCATCTCAGACCTAACGGGTTTTCCTCAAATGTTTCCCTTTCAAGAACATTGAGAGTGCCCACGATGGAAAGGGGGACAAACTCGGATATTCCCCGGAGAACATCAATGAGGCTTGGTGCAGGTCCAAGTTTAAGTATATTCATCCCTGGAAACATGCCCAAATACTTACCAAGTATAGATGAAACTTGACTGCTGAATGCGGAGTGGAACCTGATGCCCATGCTCACATACCCATTGTGCAAAAATACATGATCTATTATAACCGATGGTATTTTAACTATCTCAAAGAGCAGATTCAATTCCTCATATCTATCCTTACTGCTCGATACAACCCAGTTGCCAGGAAGGTCCCTTGCATTGAGAGACTCAAGAAATATCTTTACCTCTCTGTACCTTTCAGCACCTTTCTCCATGTAAAAGAATATTGCTGGACCCTCCTTGTCGACCATAACTTTCGCTGCTGCAGATATACTGAATTTCCTGGAAATCTCAAATAACTGGTAATCATTGGTGAATGATATTAGACACTGTTTATCAAGAATGTTGTTAAACCTGTCAATTATCATGATTGTATAAAACAAGGTCACGTATGAATCTTGTCTTGTTGCTCAGAAACTTTTTATTTCCAAGAAATAAAACACTGGTCACACTCCAAAATAAAGACCAGATGTATTATCTGAATAATGGGTAATAAGGGCTCCTGCCAGCCCATTTCATTGCCTTCAGGCATTTACTTTCTGGCCGGTTTCATCCTTTTTATGACCTCATTACCGAATTCAGAGCATTTAAGGGGCTTGATGTTAAGTACCCGAGCCAGATCCTGAGTAACTTTCTGATCCTTGTAAGCCAAGGTAATGGCACTGTTGAGAATTTCAGATGACGCGTCCCAGCCAATATGCTTGAGCATCATTGCTCCAGAGAGCATTATTGAGGTTGGATTTGCGACATCCATCCCTGCGTATTTTGGGGCTGTTCCATGTACAGCCTCGAATATGGCATATACATCTCCTATGTTGGCCCCAGGCGCGATACCCAGCCCGCCCACCTGTGCAGCAAGTGCATCAGAAAGGTAGTCTCCATTCAAGTTGGTAGTGGCGATTACGTCATACTCATCTGTTCTCGTAAGGACCTGCTGGAACATGTTGTCAGTTATCCTGTCCTTTATTACTATCCGGTCAGGATACTTTTCTGGAGCTTTTATATATTCTGCCTCTGTAACTGTCTGGTCTTTGAATTCAGTCGCTGCAACTTCATACCCCCACTCCTTGAATGCACCTTCTGTATACTTCATAATATTTCCCTTATGCACGAGTGTGACACTTCGTCTCTTGTTGCTCAAGGCGTACTTAATCGCCATCCTGACCAGCCTGTTTGATCTGAATCTACTTATAGGTTTTACGCCAATTCCAGTGTCATCAGTTAGGGCAATCGAGTAAGTATCTGCCAAAAATTTTCTGAATTTTGAAGCTTCTTCTGAGTTGTATTTCCATTCTATACCTGCGTAAAGGTCTTCGGTGTTCTCCCTGAATACCACCATGTTCATCTTCTCTGGATTTTTAACTGGAGATGGTACGCCCGGGAAATATACAACC
The genomic region above belongs to Thermoplasmataceae archaeon and contains:
- a CDS encoding phosphoribosyltransferase, whose amino-acid sequence is MQFKAKIVSWKEIEDWCDRVEDKIISGFRPDTIVGISRGGLAPGRILADRMWIKDLQSVKTEHWGLTATVDGKAAIKNRPMLFIEGKKVLLVDDITDTGESMSLAKEYLETFSPAEVKTAAMLHINRSKFTPDYYAEEVSSEKWTWFIFPWNVFEDIDNLSGRSIVVPMNTEEVKAALKKDYDLDVEFAVLEHVLSVMERMGRIAKSKGKWKKN
- a CDS encoding carbamate kinase, which codes for MERIVIAFGGNALLRKGDNGDFDTQVKRAYEAFSSLGDTLSRYEAVITHGNGPQVGNILLQNEFSRNVTQSMPLYSCGAMSQGLIGLALSFAYEKAKYEFGLSRDIAVLMTRTLVDKNDPSFSNPSKPIGPFYTEEEAKKAIEEKKWVMREDSGRGWRRLVPSPDPIEVMEKRQILSLLSDGFLPVCTGGGGIPIARANGYYAGVDAVIDKDLGSSVLAASISARRLVILTDVENAYLSFGKPDQQAIGRINAEEMQRYYESGVFAAGSMGPKVSAALRFIKTGGKEVIITTLENARMALSGKSGTIITE
- a CDS encoding DUF655 domain-containing protein, encoding MFVLEEYVYVLDYLPQGRPEDRGFRSFPIVLAIGEEEFKLLEIVPKPNAVISVGEKVYIGKNPEMRTKIVSVKRRISYKELTSAAVNELPFVLESIVNQKEERFVKFFNEAESINTRMHSLELLPGLGNKTMWTIIEERKKKKFDSFEDLTTRVKTIHNPQKMIAGRIVDELQDRFEKHRIFVAR
- a CDS encoding MqnA/MqnD/SBP family protein; amino-acid sequence: MKLVIAHTPDPDDSFMFYGMFEHKIKTHYEYDQVVKDIETLNKEAVKELYDVTAISANGYAAVSDKYYLTTSGASFGLNYGPIVVAKKTVDLRKAKVATPGFLTSSYLLYRMFAPEPAGGFVETRFDRIPEAVLSGKVDAGILIHDEQLTYQKRGLIKVFDVYEEWKKFAGSLPVPLGFNAIKKSLGRDVAMNYKEDFENSIKFSMKNEDAAVNYSLKYARYQDMELERKFIRMYVNDLSIDFGKAGREALSKYYARATEMKLLPHVNLEII
- a CDS encoding 50S ribosomal protein L21e, producing MTKMSHGPRAGSRKKLTKSVKQKGMPTVNSMLKEFNIGDLAAIKINPSVHSGIPFHNFHGYTGRISGKQGRCYILTIKSGSVTKNIIAAPVHLIKIEGQ
- the rsmA gene encoding 16S rRNA (adenine(1518)-N(6)/adenine(1519)-N(6))-dimethyltransferase RsmA, coding for MTTRTRIPARKYGQVFLRDHSIAEFEVDQLLPKPGETVLEIGSGSGILTSLLVEKFSHVTGLEPDHVFYDALLSGFESQGLKNKLSMQKKSFLDLEAGYYDKIIGNIPYQISSQIVFHLRKFDFRRCILMVQKEFADRLIATPGTRDYSRISVNASLFYNIRELRFVPRNLFSPVPRVDSEIILIEKKTDPMNMDHEAFDRLLVKLFSNRRKMIRSILENFPDHLAKRRPDTLNVKEIMEIFNLVKK
- a CDS encoding SPFH domain-containing protein codes for the protein MALGGVEIFLIFILVIVILFLLSGLHILKEWQRAPVLTLGRYSGMKGPGIVYVLPLVSRITAVLSTRIQAVAFKTESTYSKDNVPLNVDAVMYFQIVDPEKAILNVENYSNATNLSAQTTLREVLGKSSFDEVLSEREKLGESAREIIDEKTEHWGIKVSSVEIRDVVVPQALQEAMSRQASAERERRSRVTLAIAEVEAAQKMVEAAAQYSSNPTAFQLRWLNILYEIGLEGKGTLMMVPFNTPVAGAMENNPLSVMGLMGLANKIKPDSGQDSKSQ
- the icd gene encoding isocitrate dehydrogenase (NADP(+)) — encoded protein: MSYIEVRNNSELVIPDNAIIGYIEGDGIGSDITKAAISVINAAVEIAYQGKKHIEWKKILAGEEAYKSTGKHLPQDSLDEIRRTVIALKGPLTTPIGEGFRSLNVTLRMIFDLYANIRPVVYFPGVPSPVKNPEKMNMVVFRENTEDLYAGIEWKYNSEEASKFRKFLADTYSIALTDDTGIGVKPISRFRSNRLVRMAIKYALSNKRRSVTLVHKGNIMKYTEGAFKEWGYEVAATEFKDQTVTEAEYIKAPEKYPDRIVIKDRITDNMFQQVLTRTDEYDVIATTNLNGDYLSDALAAQVGGLGIAPGANIGDVYAIFEAVHGTAPKYAGMDVANPTSIMLSGAMMLKHIGWDASSEILNSAITLAYKDQKVTQDLARVLNIKPLKCSEFGNEVIKRMKPARK